The DNA segment TCTTCGAAGGTCCCGAGGATGCGGTATCCGAGATGGTCGAGTGGTGCCACTCCGGCAGTCCCGCCGCCGACGTCGAGGACGTCGAGGTCGAGTACGGCGACCCCGAGGGCGAGGACGGCTTCCGGATTCGGCGGTAGGCCGGCCGATTCGGGGCCGGGGGACGACCCGGACGTCGGCCCCGGGCCAGCACGACTTTCCGCGTCAGTCACGAACTACCCCCGGTTAGCCATGCGCGAGAACACCCCAGAGCTCGGCGTCGAACTGCGAGGCACCGACACCGAACCCCTCCCGCAGGGGACCGGCGGCGAGGGAACGGACCCGGGCGAACAGACCGTCCTCCTGGTCGCCGTTCCGGTAGTGAACCCGCAGTCGAACACCCGCGACTCGGCGGTCGACGACGGCGACCTGGTCGGCCGGATTCCGGTGGCGAACGCCGACACGCCCTGCGCCGACGAACTGCTCGACGCGGCCGCCGTCACCGTGCTCGAAGAGCGCGTGACGGCGTACTACCCCCGCGGGGACGAGGTCACCGCGCTCGTGTGGGAGGCGTCGACCGACGAGTGGCGGTGCCAGGAGTGGGAGTCCGACGGCGACTTCGAGGTTCAGGCGGGCCGCCGCGACGACGACGAGGCGGTCCTGTGGGAGCGCGGCGAACCGGCCTAATTCGTCTGCGGGACTCGCAGACTCTTTTTCCGACCCGACGCCGCGTTACCGCGAGAAGGATGCCTGTCCGTTCGATGACGACGTGCGGTTCCGAAAAGAAGCGCGGAGTCCGTCGACTCGGAGTTTCTCGCCCTCAGTACTGGTTGTCGTGACGGCTTCCCTCGCTGTGGATGTTCTCCTCTCGGCCCTCGAACTGTCCGGGGCGGTCGCTCGGGTACATCGCGTTGTCGTCGATTTCGCCGCCCTGGGACCGTCGCGTCCCGACGTCCGGGGCGCGACGCTGTTCCTGCTGGGACATGCCGAAGTCCGGTTGCTGGGTGCCGACGTCGCGGCTCCGTGACTCGGCGTTCTGCCGGGACTGCTGGCCGCGGCCGCGGGACTGACGCTCGCCGTACTCGGGGCTCCCCCGGCCAGTTTGGCTCGTCTGGCCGGTCTGGAATCCCGACGGGCCGGCGCGTTCGACGCCGCCAGAGCGACCCTGCTCGCGTCGCTCGGACTGCCGGAACGAGTCCTGCGGCGTCGGCTCGGACTGGAACCGGCCCGCCGACTGCTCGTAGTCGGTCCGACCCTCGGTCGTCTGCCGGGACTGCTCCAACCGCCGGGAGTACGAGCGGTCCTCGGTCGGCTGCTGGTGTGGCTGTTTCGACGGGGTGGGCTGCCCGGCCTGCTGGTACTGCTGAGACTGGCCGGGCCGGACCTCGCCCGAGTGGGACCCTTCGAGGCGCGACTGCTCGGTCCGGGACTGTTCGGGACTGAACTGCGACCCCGCAGAACCCCCGCGAGAGCGCCCGGAGGTGTAACGGGACCCCGAACTCCGCCGGGACTGGTCCTGCTGGCGCTGCTGGCCGGACTGGCCCTGCTGGCCGTACTGGTTCGGCTGGCGCGAGGACGCCCGTTGCTCGGAAACGTGTTGCTGCTGGGGCGACGGCTGGGTCTGCCGGCCCTGTTGCTGGGACTCCTGCTGGCCGGACTGACCCTGTTGACCGTACTGATTCTGCCGGCCGTACTCCTCCTGCGGACCGTACTGGCCCTGAGAGCCGGTACCCTGCTGGGCGAACTGCTGGCGGTTCACGTCTGGCTGGCGGCGATGACCTTGGTCGTGACGGGATTCGCCGCCGTAGGCGTAGTTCTCCGCGCTCCCCTGGGGAACCTGCTGGCTCTGCTGGCCCTGCGGGCGTCCCTGCTGGGTCCCGGCGTCTCGCGGCTGTCGACCCTGCTGCTGTCGGTCGACCGCCTGCTGGCCCTGCGGTCGTCGGGCGTGGCTCTGTTCGTGGCGGGACTCCCCGCCGTATTCGAGGTTGTGTCGGCTCCCCTGCGGCGGTTGCTGGCCGCCTCCCGTCTGACCGCCGCCACCCTGCGGGCCGGCGGGAATCAACACTTCCTCGCCCTGCAGGCGCTCTTTGACTTCCTCCTCGACGTTCCGACCGCGTCGGTCGTCTCCGCGTCGGTTCTCTCGTCCGGGCTCTCGTCGGCCTGCTCGGTAACGGTCGTCGCTCATTGGTGAATCCCCCGCCGGGTACCAGGCCGCGGGCATCCTTATCCGTGCTGGCCAGTCGAATTCGGCGGGCGAATCGCCGTCGAGTTTCGAGGTAACGTCGCCGTCGGAGGCGATGTCACACCGACGCCGTCGGGGCCCGACGGCAGGCTTTAACGCGCTCCCGCTCGAACGCCCCGACATGATAACCGCAGAGCGGATGGCGCAGGTCGACCGGAACGCCGCCGCGCTCGGCGTCCCCCAGAAGCAGTTGATGGAGTCGAGCGGCAACGCCGTCGCCCGGGAGGTCCGGGCGGTCGCCGACCCCGGCGCGCGAGTCGCCATCGTCGCCGGGCGGGGCAACAACGGCGGCGACGGCTTCGTCGCCGCCCGGTTCCTCGAAGACTACGACGTCTCCGTCCACCTGCTGGGCCGCCCGGAGTCAATCGCGACCGACATCGCCCGCGAGAACTGGGACGCGCTCGGCGAGGCGGACTACGACCGCGAGGCGGTCGGCGACTCCCGGAGCTTCGACCTCCCCGACTGCGACGTGGTGGTCGACGCGATGCTCGGCACCGGAGTGACCGGCGCGCTCCGCGAACCCGAGGCCACCGCGGCCCAGGCGATGAACCAGTCGACGGCGACGGTGGTCGCCGTCGACGTCCCCTCGGGCGTGAACGCCGACACCGGCGAGGCAGAGGGCGTCGCGGTCGACGCCGACCGCGTGGTCACCTTCCACGATAACAAACCCGGACTCTCGGACCTCGACGCCGAGGTCACCGTGGCGGACATCGGCATCCCCGCGGCCGCCGAGCGCCGACTCGGACCGGGCGACCTCCGGCCGGTCCGGCAAGCCCACGAGGCCGAGGACTCCCGGGCTTACGTCGTCGGCGGCGGCCCCTTCACGGGCGCGCCCGCGCTGGCGGCCCAGGCGGCCCTGAGAGCCGGCGCGAACCTCTCGTTCGTCGCCGCACCCGAGACGGTCGCGGGCCGGATTCAGGGCTACGCCGAGGACCTCATCGTCCAGTCGTACGACGGCGACCGACTCACCCCCGACCGGGTCGACGACCTGGTCGACACCGCCGAGAGCTACGACGACGTGGTGGTGCTCGGGCCGGGCCTCGGCAACGCCGACGAGACGCTGGCGGCCGCCGAGCGGTTCCTCGAATCGTTCTCGGGTCGGGCGGTCGTCGACGCCGACGCGCTCGCGGTCATCCCCGACCTCGACACCGACGCCACGCTGGTCTGCACGCCCAACGTCAAGGAACTCGGCAAGATGGGCGGTCCCGAGATCGAGCGCGGCGAGGACCTCGCCGCGCACGCAGACGAGATAGAGTCGTTCGCGGCCGACCTCGGCCACGTCGTCGTCGCGAAGGCGAAGGCCGACGTGGTCTCGGACGGCGAGGAAACCCGCGTCTGCCACGCGGGGACGCCCGGGATGGCGGTCGGCGGCACCGGCGACCTGCTGGCGGGCACGACGGCGGGCCTGCTGGCGAGCCACGACCCCTTCGAGTCGGCGTGCATGGCCACCTACGCCAACGGTCGGGCGGCCGAACTGCTGGACGACGAGCGCCACGACGGCCTGCTCGCCTCGGACATGTTGGACGCGCTGCCGCGGGCGCTGTGGGGTGATTCCGATGAGTGAAGGCGGCGAGGACGG comes from the Halorussus vallis genome and includes:
- a CDS encoding NAD(P)H-hydrate epimerase, which codes for MITAERMAQVDRNAAALGVPQKQLMESSGNAVAREVRAVADPGARVAIVAGRGNNGGDGFVAARFLEDYDVSVHLLGRPESIATDIARENWDALGEADYDREAVGDSRSFDLPDCDVVVDAMLGTGVTGALREPEATAAQAMNQSTATVVAVDVPSGVNADTGEAEGVAVDADRVVTFHDNKPGLSDLDAEVTVADIGIPAAAERRLGPGDLRPVRQAHEAEDSRAYVVGGGPFTGAPALAAQAALRAGANLSFVAAPETVAGRIQGYAEDLIVQSYDGDRLTPDRVDDLVDTAESYDDVVVLGPGLGNADETLAAAERFLESFSGRAVVDADALAVIPDLDTDATLVCTPNVKELGKMGGPEIERGEDLAAHADEIESFAADLGHVVVAKAKADVVSDGEETRVCHAGTPGMAVGGTGDLLAGTTAGLLASHDPFESACMATYANGRAAELLDDERHDGLLASDMLDALPRALWGDSDE